A portion of the Candidatus Angelobacter sp. genome contains these proteins:
- a CDS encoding aldolase/citrate lyase family protein: TVELEHTPINFETAADCFALIAGNNCVPLARVPWNTGENIKRVLDTGAYGIVVPMVNSRAEAEAAVRAARYQPLGERSIGGQMHAANFDTDPATYYARANDEILVVAMIEHVKAIEAADEIFSVPGLDVAFIGPNDLTNSMGKRPVFDSDDQQFTDAVAHVLKTAKKYGVAPGIHVLDAAAAQRRIKEGFQFIAITSEAGMMLAKAGEFAKTLGLGAGKTVARY, encoded by the coding sequence ACGGTCGAGCTGGAGCACACCCCGATCAACTTTGAAACTGCAGCCGACTGTTTCGCGCTCATCGCCGGGAACAACTGTGTGCCACTCGCCCGCGTGCCCTGGAACACCGGGGAAAACATCAAACGCGTCCTCGATACCGGCGCTTATGGCATCGTGGTGCCGATGGTCAACTCGCGCGCCGAAGCGGAGGCCGCCGTCCGCGCCGCGCGTTACCAGCCGCTGGGTGAACGCTCGATTGGTGGGCAGATGCACGCAGCGAATTTCGACACCGACCCGGCGACCTATTATGCCCGCGCCAACGACGAGATCCTGGTTGTGGCGATGATCGAGCACGTCAAGGCCATCGAGGCAGCTGACGAAATCTTCAGTGTTCCCGGACTCGACGTCGCGTTCATCGGCCCGAACGATCTGACCAACTCCATGGGCAAAAGGCCGGTGTTCGACAGCGACGACCAACAATTCACCGACGCCGTGGCGCATGTTCTGAAAACGGCGAAAAAATACGGCGTTGCGCCCGGCATCCACGTTCTCGACGCCGCGGCGGCGCAACGGCGGATCAAAGAAGGGTTTCAATTCATCGCGATCACCAGCGAGGCCGGCATGATGCTGGCCAAGGCCGGCGAGTTCGCCAAAACGCTTGGACTCGGGGCCGGCAAAACAGTCGCGAGATACTAG
- a CDS encoding D-2-hydroxyacid dehydrogenase, translating to MKIVVLDGYTLNPGDLSWDELKALGECKIHDRTPADEVVDRAVGADIVLTNKTPVTRESILALPKLQYIGVLATGYNIVDAIAARERGIPVANVPTYGTNSVAQHTFALLLELTQHAGHHARTVHDARWTKSPDFCYWDHPLVELDGLTMGIVGYGRIGRAVADLALAFGMKVLVNSRSTPREIAANVRPVELDALLGESDVVSLHCPLTPETRHLVNAQRLGLMKSAAFLLNTSRGPLIDEAALAGALNAGRIAGAGLDVLSAEPPPSSNPLLGAKNCLITPHIAWASRAARARLMQVAVANVRAFIAGKPQNVVK from the coding sequence ATGAAAATTGTTGTCCTCGACGGCTACACTTTAAACCCTGGCGATTTGAGTTGGGACGAACTCAAGGCCCTGGGCGAATGCAAGATCCATGATCGCACACCGGCGGATGAAGTCGTCGATCGCGCGGTCGGTGCCGACATTGTCCTGACCAACAAAACACCGGTCACGCGCGAATCCATCCTGGCGCTGCCAAAGCTCCAATACATCGGGGTTCTGGCGACGGGCTACAACATTGTGGACGCCATCGCGGCACGCGAACGAGGCATTCCCGTGGCCAACGTGCCGACCTATGGCACGAACTCCGTGGCGCAACACACCTTTGCGTTGCTCCTCGAATTGACCCAACATGCCGGCCATCACGCCCGGACGGTGCACGACGCGCGCTGGACGAAAAGTCCCGACTTTTGCTACTGGGACCACCCGCTGGTCGAACTGGATGGCCTGACGATGGGCATCGTCGGGTACGGACGGATCGGGCGGGCCGTCGCCGATCTGGCGCTCGCCTTCGGGATGAAGGTGCTTGTCAACAGTCGAAGCACGCCCCGGGAAATCGCGGCGAATGTCCGTCCCGTGGAACTCGACGCCCTGCTTGGCGAAAGCGATGTCGTGAGCCTTCATTGCCCGCTCACGCCGGAAACCAGGCATCTGGTAAACGCGCAACGTCTCGGGTTGATGAAATCCGCAGCCTTTCTGCTCAACACCAGCCGGGGACCGCTGATTGACGAAGCCGCCCTGGCCGGCGCGCTGAACGCCGGCCGCATCGCCGGCGCGGGTCTGGATGTTCTTTCCGCCGAGCCTCCTCCTTCGAGCAATCCCCTGCTCGGCGCGAAGAACTGCCTTATCACTCCGCACATCGCGTGGGCTTCGCGCGCCGCGCGAGCGCGACTGATGCAGGTGGCGGTTGCAAATGTTCGAGCCTTCATCGCGGGCAAACCTCAAAACGTCGTGAAATGA